One window of Medicago truncatula cultivar Jemalong A17 chromosome 2, MtrunA17r5.0-ANR, whole genome shotgun sequence genomic DNA carries:
- the LOC120578326 gene encoding cellular nucleic acid-binding protein-like: protein MFDDVGKAKTNYYKAQNEKKERGHGVVKPYSKDKGKKRESGGGSKPSLADVRCFRCGTLGHYANDCKNDLSCHKCGKAGHKAADCKSVAREITCYNCGEKCHISTKCTKPKKAAGKVFALNAEEVEQQDNLI from the coding sequence atgtttgatgatgttgGAAAAGCTAAGactaattactacaaggctcagaatgagaagaaagaaagaggcCATGGAGTTGTAAAACCTTACAgcaaggacaaaggaaagaagagagaatctgGTGGGGGCTCTAAGCCAAGTTTGGCGGATGTTAGGTGCTTTAGGTGTGGAACTTTGGGTCATTATGCCAATGATTGTAAGAATGATTTGAGttgtcacaagtgtgggaaagcgggtcacaaggcgGCTGATTGCAAGAGTGTTGCAAGAGAGattacttgttacaattgtggagagaaaTGTCATATTAGTACTAAGTGTACAAAGCCgaagaaggcggcgggaaaggtgtttgctttgaatgcGGAGGAGGTGGAGCAGCAGGATAATCTTATCtga